Proteins encoded in a region of the Pieris rapae chromosome 12, ilPieRapa1.1, whole genome shotgun sequence genome:
- the LOC110999893 gene encoding uncharacterized protein YJR142W isoform X1, producing MKDMNSTIASNISEIAKLARKFNCFYLAGLHQGTCKPFLVGGHQVGLIRPDILKHLERFPECYVTLKVFRVTGKYVELNPAFRDYKERSSRIAAVLQSLKKEGEICALKGWRDECFEVSTPFYHESLMEMDRSAICLFGIRNYGVSINGYLFHPIKGLCIWLQQRSFTKQTWPGKWDCFVSGGLAVGYGIMETAIKEVAEEASVVGDLAKKLVPAGCVSFYFESERGLFPNTEYVYDLELPQDFKPENADGEVETFELLTAEECVQRALTTQFKTTSAPVLLDFLIRRGFINPENEPNYRHIIELLHVPLQTIYKWPQTDILTNGDGENLQR from the exons ATGAAAGACATGAATTCTACAATCGCTAGCAATATTTCTGAGATAGCAAAATTAGCAAGaaagtttaattgtttttatttagcgg gTCTACATCAAGGTACTTGTAAACCATTCTTAGTGGGTGGTCATCAAGTTGGATTGATTCGTCctgatatattaaaacatttggaGAGATTTCCTGAg TGTTATGTTACATTAAAGGTTTTTCGAGTTACTGGAAAATATGTAGAATTAAATCCGGCATTTAGGGATTATAAAGAACGATCGTCAAGAATTGCGGCGGTGTTACAATCTTTAAAGAAGGAAGGCGAAATATGTGCTCTCAAGGGTTGGAGAGATGAG TGTTTTGAAGTGAGCACTCCATTCTATCATGAAAGTCTTATGGAGATGGACAGAAGCGCCATATGTCTTTTTGGCATTAGGAATTATGGTGTTAGCATAAATGGATACCTTTTCCACCCCATAAAAGGACTATGTATTTGGCTTCAACAGCGaagttttacaaaacaaacttGGCCAG GTAAATGGGACTGCTTTGTGAGTGGTGGATTAGCAGTTGGTTATGGTATAATGGAGACTGCTATCAAGGAAGTTGCTGAAGAAGCTTCAGTAGTTGGTGATTTAGCAAAAAAACTAGTTCCAGCTGGCTGTGTCAG TTTTTACTTTGAGAGTGAGCGAGGGTTGTTTCCAAACACAGAGTATGTGTATGACCTGGAACTTCCGCAAGACTTTAAGCCTGAAAATGCTGATGGGGAGGTTGAGACCTTTGAATTGTTGACAGCTGAAGAGTGTGTACAAAGGGCTTTAACAACTCAGTTCAAAACCACTAGTGCACCTGTGTTGTTGGACTTCCTCATTAGACGGGGATTTATTAATCCTGAAAATG agCCTAATTATCGGCATATCATCGAGTTACTCCACGTCCCCTTGCAAACAATCTACAAATGGCCTCAAACGGATATTTTGACCAATGGAGATGGAGAAAATCTACAACGTTAA
- the LOC111002263 gene encoding 39S ribosomal protein L55, mitochondrial, whose product MFMNHFANSKLLLIQLCCKRYLNNNVASITKIHREIYTRMYPTKVVLPNGASINIRYHEPRKIIKLPLDLSLLSDEERKIRLDRRKPKKKVKIAETIEDNFNAKKYLKYLKKK is encoded by the exons ATGTTTATGAATCATTTTgcaaatagtaaattattactcATTCAACTATGCTgcaaaagatatttaaacaataatgtggcaagtataacaaaaatacaccGAGAAATATATACTAGAATGTACCCTACCAAAGTTGTACTCCCCAATGGAGCATCGATTAATATCAGATATCATGAACCTCGAAAAATCattaaa TTACCATTagatttatcattattatctgATGAGGAAAGGAAGATCAGATTAGACCGAAGGAAACcaaagaaaaaagtaaaaattgctgaaactattgaagataattttaatgctaaaaagtatttaaaatacttaaaaaagaaGTAA
- the LOC110999891 gene encoding holocytochrome c-type synthase yields MGNKVSAEAVNIPPPPPVQNGNPPPECPMHNKAEKPKSADARPSECPVQHDNSINPYNMMPPANQQPAPDQPFQLPTQRQVSTIPRAMPDGSTEFWVYPSQQMFWNAMLRKGWRWKDEDIKPKDMDDIIKIHNANNEQAWQEVLKWEALHAKECGHPRLKSFGGKATQYSPRAQMRSLLGYELPFDRHDWIVDRCGKDVRYIIDYYDGGEVDNKYQFALLDVRPAMDSFENVWDRMKVMYMRYRFELLGNKENPKLTN; encoded by the exons ATGGGAAATAAAGTATCGGCAGAAGCGGTCAACATACCACCACCACCCCCCGTTCAAAATGGAAATCCACCACCTGAATGCCCTATGCATAATAAGGCGGAAAAACCCAAAAGCGCAGATGCACGGCCATCAGAATGTCCTGTTCAACACGATAACAGCATTAATCCATATAACATG ATGCCGCCAGCAAACCAACAGCCTGCTCCTGATCAACCTTTTCAACTTCCAACTCAAAGACAAGTTTCTACTATTCCTCGCGCTATGCCTGATGGTTCAACAGAATTTTGGGTATATCCCAGTCAACAGATGTTTTGGAATGCAATGTTACGAAAAGGTTGGCGCTGGAAAGATGAAGACATAAAACCAAAAGACATGgatgacataattaaaatacacaatGCCAATAATGagcaa GCTTGGCAAGAAGTTTTAAAATGGGAAGCACTTCATGCAAAAGAGTGTGGGCATCCTAGACTTAAGAGTTTTGGTGGTAAAGCCACTCAGTATAGCCCTAGAGCTCAAATGAGGTCACTGTTAGG CTATGAATTGCCTTTTGATCGCCACGATTGGATTGTAGACAGGTGTGGAAAGGATGTTCGATacattattgattattatgatGGTGGAGAAGTAGACAATAAGTATCAGTTTGCCCTGTTAGATGTGAGGCCAGCAATGGATTCTTTTGAGAATGTGTGGGATAGGATGAAGGTCATGTACATGAGATACCGCTTTGAGTTATTgggaaataaagaaaatcctAAATTAACTAATTGA
- the LOC110999893 gene encoding uncharacterized protein YJR142W isoform X2, whose amino-acid sequence MKDMNSTIASNISEIAKLARKFNCFYLAGLHQGTCKPFLVGGHQVGLIRPDILKHLERFPEVFRVTGKYVELNPAFRDYKERSSRIAAVLQSLKKEGEICALKGWRDECFEVSTPFYHESLMEMDRSAICLFGIRNYGVSINGYLFHPIKGLCIWLQQRSFTKQTWPGKWDCFVSGGLAVGYGIMETAIKEVAEEASVVGDLAKKLVPAGCVSFYFESERGLFPNTEYVYDLELPQDFKPENADGEVETFELLTAEECVQRALTTQFKTTSAPVLLDFLIRRGFINPENEPNYRHIIELLHVPLQTIYKWPQTDILTNGDGENLQR is encoded by the exons ATGAAAGACATGAATTCTACAATCGCTAGCAATATTTCTGAGATAGCAAAATTAGCAAGaaagtttaattgtttttatttagcgg gTCTACATCAAGGTACTTGTAAACCATTCTTAGTGGGTGGTCATCAAGTTGGATTGATTCGTCctgatatattaaaacatttggaGAGATTTCCTGAg GTTTTTCGAGTTACTGGAAAATATGTAGAATTAAATCCGGCATTTAGGGATTATAAAGAACGATCGTCAAGAATTGCGGCGGTGTTACAATCTTTAAAGAAGGAAGGCGAAATATGTGCTCTCAAGGGTTGGAGAGATGAG TGTTTTGAAGTGAGCACTCCATTCTATCATGAAAGTCTTATGGAGATGGACAGAAGCGCCATATGTCTTTTTGGCATTAGGAATTATGGTGTTAGCATAAATGGATACCTTTTCCACCCCATAAAAGGACTATGTATTTGGCTTCAACAGCGaagttttacaaaacaaacttGGCCAG GTAAATGGGACTGCTTTGTGAGTGGTGGATTAGCAGTTGGTTATGGTATAATGGAGACTGCTATCAAGGAAGTTGCTGAAGAAGCTTCAGTAGTTGGTGATTTAGCAAAAAAACTAGTTCCAGCTGGCTGTGTCAG TTTTTACTTTGAGAGTGAGCGAGGGTTGTTTCCAAACACAGAGTATGTGTATGACCTGGAACTTCCGCAAGACTTTAAGCCTGAAAATGCTGATGGGGAGGTTGAGACCTTTGAATTGTTGACAGCTGAAGAGTGTGTACAAAGGGCTTTAACAACTCAGTTCAAAACCACTAGTGCACCTGTGTTGTTGGACTTCCTCATTAGACGGGGATTTATTAATCCTGAAAATG agCCTAATTATCGGCATATCATCGAGTTACTCCACGTCCCCTTGCAAACAATCTACAAATGGCCTCAAACGGATATTTTGACCAATGGAGATGGAGAAAATCTACAACGTTAA
- the LOC110999890 gene encoding BRISC and BRCA1-A complex member 2 isoform X2: MSDNFSILSDISPVFRPYIQSIYQDLKLGLCKTKIDLERISGGTDSVETQLRLVLPYCSKKLKWEVIFDSSTPWFAPDFRFDDDNFLSNADEEFLSKEIPSLCQWNSNDPKALCGVISELINLYKIYQVRKLNEDDSSRAAFEYSALLGNALTTEEDVEVWVGAHIVEFLIKLKINTTKLPELFNESLDINPGIDTALLLVRYPNSTNAELILSPFLSKVLGNITLPLMHQSGVLMDYVPMVTNLLNNKIQDIINNDRVKRELLAQLIIKYEGAILEHDGTSAALLFQTNDFHWILQIDIEKPPVLTLRSVYHSSKGKPKFKVLSNCPHNNFEAYIEQQVEIFKNECKGITASSHPVVNIDN; the protein is encoded by the exons ATGTCAGATAATTTTAGTATCTTAAGCGATATTTCGCCTGTTTTTCGACCATATATTCAAAGTATATATCAGGATTTAAAGCTAG GACTATGTAAGACAAAAATTGATTTAGAGAGAATATCTGGAGGTACAGATTCAGTTGAAACACAGCTTCGTTTAGTGCTCCCTTATTGttcaaagaaattaaagtGGGAGGTTATATTTGATTCCTCAACACCATGGTTTGCCCCAGATTTTAGGTTTGATGATGATAATTTTCTCTCAAATGCTGATGAAGAATTTTTAAGTAAGGAAATTCCGAGTCTTTGTCAATGGAATTCAAATGACCCAAAAGCTTTATGTGGAGTTATATCTgaacttataaatttatataaaatttaccag gTTAGGAAGCTTAATGAAGATGATAGTTCTAGAGCTGCTTTTGAATACAGTGCTTTACTAGGCAATGCATTAACTACTGAAGAAGATGTGGAAGTATGGGTGGGTGCACACATTGTAGAGTTTCTAATCAAACTGaaaattaatacaacaaaGTTAcctgaattatttaatgaaag CTTAGACATAAATCCTGGTATAGATACAGCACTTCTACTAGTACGATATCCAAACTCTACAAATGCGGAGCTGATTCTTTCACCCTTTCTTTCTAAAGTTCTTGGAAACATAACATTACCCCT GATGCATCAAAGTGGTGTGCTTATGGATTATGTACCAATGGTTAccaatcttttaaataataag ATTCAggatataataaacaatgacAGAGTTAAACGTGAATTGTTAGCTCaactaataattaagtatgaaGGTGCAATATTAGAGCATGACGGAACAAGTGCGGCATTGTTGTTTCAAACAAATGATTTTCACTGGATACTGCAGATTGAtattg AAAAGCCTCCAGTCTTAACACTCCGCTCTGTATATCACAGCTCTAAAGGGAAGCCAAAATTTAAAGTGTTGTCAAATTGTCCACACAATAACTTTGAAGCATACATTGAACAGCaagttgaaatatttaagaatgaaTGTAAAGGAATAACTGCAAGCAGCCATCCTGTtgttaatattgataattaa
- the LOC110999890 gene encoding BRISC and BRCA1-A complex member 2 isoform X1, protein MSDNFSILSDISPVFRPYIQSIYQDLKLGLCKTKIDLERISGGTDSVETQLRLVLPYCSKKLKWEVIFDSSTPWFAPDFRFDDDNFLSNADEEFLSKEIPSLCQWNSNDPKALCGVISELINLYKIYQVRKLNEDDSSRAAFEYSALLGNALTTEEDVEVWVGAHIVEFLIKLKINTTKLPELFNESLDINPGIDTALLLVRYPNSTNAELILSPFLSKVLGNITLPLMHQSGVLMDYVPMVTNLLNNKIQDIINNDRVKRELLAQLIIKYEGAILEHDGTSAALLFQTNDFHWILQIDIDANFPEKPPVLTLRSVYHSSKGKPKFKVLSNCPHNNFEAYIEQQVEIFKNECKGITASSHPVVNIDN, encoded by the exons ATGTCAGATAATTTTAGTATCTTAAGCGATATTTCGCCTGTTTTTCGACCATATATTCAAAGTATATATCAGGATTTAAAGCTAG GACTATGTAAGACAAAAATTGATTTAGAGAGAATATCTGGAGGTACAGATTCAGTTGAAACACAGCTTCGTTTAGTGCTCCCTTATTGttcaaagaaattaaagtGGGAGGTTATATTTGATTCCTCAACACCATGGTTTGCCCCAGATTTTAGGTTTGATGATGATAATTTTCTCTCAAATGCTGATGAAGAATTTTTAAGTAAGGAAATTCCGAGTCTTTGTCAATGGAATTCAAATGACCCAAAAGCTTTATGTGGAGTTATATCTgaacttataaatttatataaaatttaccag gTTAGGAAGCTTAATGAAGATGATAGTTCTAGAGCTGCTTTTGAATACAGTGCTTTACTAGGCAATGCATTAACTACTGAAGAAGATGTGGAAGTATGGGTGGGTGCACACATTGTAGAGTTTCTAATCAAACTGaaaattaatacaacaaaGTTAcctgaattatttaatgaaag CTTAGACATAAATCCTGGTATAGATACAGCACTTCTACTAGTACGATATCCAAACTCTACAAATGCGGAGCTGATTCTTTCACCCTTTCTTTCTAAAGTTCTTGGAAACATAACATTACCCCT GATGCATCAAAGTGGTGTGCTTATGGATTATGTACCAATGGTTAccaatcttttaaataataag ATTCAggatataataaacaatgacAGAGTTAAACGTGAATTGTTAGCTCaactaataattaagtatgaaGGTGCAATATTAGAGCATGACGGAACAAGTGCGGCATTGTTGTTTCAAACAAATGATTTTCACTGGATACTGCAGATTGAtattg atgCAAATTTTCCAGAAAAGCCTCCAGTCTTAACACTCCGCTCTGTATATCACAGCTCTAAAGGGAAGCCAAAATTTAAAGTGTTGTCAAATTGTCCACACAATAACTTTGAAGCATACATTGAACAGCaagttgaaatatttaagaatgaaTGTAAAGGAATAACTGCAAGCAGCCATCCTGTtgttaatattgataattaa